The genomic segment CGATGGCCCCGAACCGGTCGACCACCTCCGCCAGCCGGTGCGGCGCCGGCCGCCCGAGCACGCTCATCCGGCCGCCGTCCGGGCGGACCAGGCCGAGCAGGGTACGCAGGGTGGTGGTCTTGCCCGACCCGTTCGGACCGAGGAAACCGTGCACCTGCCCGGCCTCCACCACCATGTCGAAGCCGTCCAGCGCCACCCGCTCGCCCCGCCGCAGGCTACGGAACGTCTTGCGAAGCCCGTCGATTTCGATGACCGCGCTCATCCCGGCCTCGCGGCAGTGCATGCGTTCATCGGCACCCGATCGGCGGTAGTGAGCAACAGCACGGCGCCCCACCTTACGGCCTACCCGGCGCCCGTGGGGACCTGACATCGGCTGCGTGGTTGGATGGTCCGGTGCCTACTGAGCTGGTCCCTGGCGTCGCCGGCGCCGCCGACGCCCGCCCCGCCGTCGATCCGGTGGCCGCCGATGCGGTGGTGGACCTCGCGCAGGTCACCGTCACCCGCTCCGGCAGCCACCTGCTGCGCGACCTGAGCTGGCGGGTCCAGCCCGGCGAGCGGTGGGTGATCCTCGGCCCGAACGGCGCTGGCAAGACGACCCTGCTGAACCTGGCCGCCGGGCGGCTGCACCCGACCACCGGCACGGTGCACGTGCTCGGCGAGCGGATCGGCCGCACCGACCTGGCGGAACTGCGTACCCGGATCGGGCTCTCCACGGCCGCGCTCGCCGAGCGGATCCCGGCGGACGAGCCGGTCCGTGACGTGGTGCTGACCGCGGCCTGGTCGGTGGTGGGCCGGTGGCGGGAGAGCTACGACGCGACCGACGAGTCCCGGGCCCGCGCGCTGCTGGCCCAGTTCGGGGTGGCGGAGCTGGCCGACCGGCGGTACGGCACGCTGTCGGAGGGCGAACGCAAGCGGGTGCAGATCGCCCGGGCGTTGATGACCGACCCCGAGTTGCTGCTGCTCGACGAGCCGGCTGCCGGGCTGGACCTGGGCGGCCGGGAGGACCTGGTCGCCCGGCTGGCCCGGCTGGCCCAGGATCCGGACGCCCCGGCGCTGGTGCTGGTCACCCACCATGTGGAGGAGATCCCACCCGGCTTCACCCACGCCCTGTTGCTGCGCGACGGCGGCGTGGTCGCGCGCGGACCGCTCGCCGCGACGGTGAACGGGGTGACCCTGTCGAAGACCTTCGGCGTGCCGCTGACGGTGGACCGCTCCGCCGACCGCTACGCCGCCCGGGCGCTCTGAGCCGCCGTCCGGTCAGCCGCGCAGGCGGTGGAGCAGGGCGTCGGCGGCGAGGGTGAGCTGCGCGACGGCCTGCTGCGCGTCGCGGGGCGGCACCAGCACCACCGCGTCCGCGCCGGCGGCCCGCAGCCGGTCGATCGAGGCCGCGCACCGGTCGGCGTCGCCGGCCACCGCGAACCGGTCCAGGTAGTGCTCCGGCAGCGCCTCGGCCAGCGCGTCCACGCCACCGGCCCGGGCGAGCAACTCGGCCACCTCGGCGGCCAGATCGTCGTCGGCCGGCGAGAGCGGGCGGCCGTCGGCGAGCCGGGTGGCGATCTCCCGGCGGACCCCGGTCAGGGTCTCGTCGAAGTCGAAGTGGGCGTAGACGGTGAGCCGGTGCTCGTCGGTGCGGCCCGCGTCGGCACGGCCCTGGTCGATCAGGTGCCGGGCCCAGCGCACGTACTCGGGGCTGGCGCACTCGGCGAGGATCGTGCCGTCGGCGAGCCGGCCGGACAACCGCAGCGACCGCTCGGCCCGGACCCCGGTGTAGACCGGCGGCGGCGGGTCGGGCGGGAACTCCAGCGCGACCTCGGTGAGCCGGGCGTGCCGGCCGGCGACGGTCACCGTTTCGCCGGCCAGCAGGGCCCGGACGGCGCCGACCGTCTCGCCGAGGACGGCGAGCGGCGACGGATGCTCG from the Solwaraspora sp. WMMD1047 genome contains:
- a CDS encoding ABC transporter ATP-binding protein, with amino-acid sequence MPTELVPGVAGAADARPAVDPVAADAVVDLAQVTVTRSGSHLLRDLSWRVQPGERWVILGPNGAGKTTLLNLAAGRLHPTTGTVHVLGERIGRTDLAELRTRIGLSTAALAERIPADEPVRDVVLTAAWSVVGRWRESYDATDESRARALLAQFGVAELADRRYGTLSEGERKRVQIARALMTDPELLLLDEPAAGLDLGGREDLVARLARLAQDPDAPALVLVTHHVEEIPPGFTHALLLRDGGVVARGPLAATVNGVTLSKTFGVPLTVDRSADRYAARAL
- a CDS encoding LLM class flavin-dependent oxidoreductase; the protein is MTDLPIGVMYRCDNQPENLTAYARLVERLGYDELWVVEDCFFAGGVSAAAVAAAVTERLSVGIGILPAGFRNPALAAMEVAGLARMFPGRIRAGFGHGVAEWVRQVGAEHPSPLAVLGETVGAVRALLAGETVTVAGRHARLTEVALEFPPDPPPPVYTGVRAERSLRLSGRLADGTILAECASPEYVRWARHLIDQGRADAGRTDEHRLTVYAHFDFDETLTGVRREIATRLADGRPLSPADDDLAAEVAELLARAGGVDALAEALPEHYLDRFAVAGDADRCAASIDRLRAAGADAVVLVPPRDAQQAVAQLTLAADALLHRLRG